The following are encoded together in the Ezakiella massiliensis genome:
- a CDS encoding aspartate carbamoyltransferase regulatory subunit, which produces MLSINSIKKGIVIDHIHAGLGVKIFDYLGLRDADYTVALIMNAQSGKIGKKDIIKIENVIDLDLSALGFIDPEITVNIIEDEKIVDKINLTLPEKVVGVIQCKNPRCITSIERGIEHEFHLVDREKGIYKCTYCDHQVVKDDVNK; this is translated from the coding sequence ATGTTAAGTATAAATTCAATTAAAAAAGGTATTGTTATTGACCACATCCACGCAGGACTTGGTGTAAAGATTTTTGATTATTTGGGCCTTAGGGATGCTGATTACACAGTTGCTCTTATTATGAATGCTCAATCAGGAAAAATCGGCAAAAAAGATATTATAAAGATCGAAAACGTTATCGACCTTGACTTATCAGCTCTTGGCTTTATCGATCCTGAAATTACAGTAAATATAATTGAAGACGAAAAAATTGTAGATAAAATTAATCTAACCCTACCTGAAAAAGTTGTTGGAGTTATCCAATGCAAGAACCCAAGATGCATCACTAGTATTGAACGCGGTATAGAACATGAATTCCATTTGGTCGACAGGGAAAAGGGAATTTACAAATGCACTTACTGTGACCATCAAGTGGTAAAAGACGATGTCAATAAATAA